CGCAGCTGCACGCGTCGGCTCCCTGCTccgcagcccggcccggctccagcccctctcctccccgcTGCAGATCACCTTCTTCACGCTGCTGTCGGTGCTGGGCGTCATGCTGAGCCTCGCTGGATCCATCCTGTCCTGCCAGAACGCGCAGCTGGTGAAGTCCCTGGAGGCCTGTGAGAGGGTGAGGGAGCCCGGGGGCTGCCACAGTGCGCCCAGGGAACAGAGCGCGGCTTGGCCCTGGCCGCAGGGctctggggacacggggagctGTGGAGCAGGGGCTCCGGCAGTGGCACGTGCCTGCGGCTCTCGGGGGCAGAGCCTGGCATCCGGAGGTCCCTCACAGTGTTCCTTGTCCCCAGGAGAAGGACTCGTGTGTCTGCTGCCAGGCCCGCTTGGAGCCCCCGCCCGCCTCCTGCAGCCACCAGAGCGAGATGCTGACCATGTTCCCCAACCCCGACTGCCGGAGCATCCGCACGGCGCTCAAGGTGGGGGGAccgggggtggggaaggggctcccaAGGGAGCGGCTCTGCACCCTGCTGTGCTTTGGGGGCACCCACAGCTCACCCCATTCCTCCCCAGGACCTCCTCTTCAGCGTCTGTGGCTTGACCGTCTTCTCCACCATCATCTGCACGCTCTCTGCTGTTGTGTGCTGCATCCAGATCTTCTCCCTCGACATTGTCCATGTGGTGAGTCCCAGCCCTGGCCCAGGAGCAgacggggctggggggcagcgctcccaggctgggggggccctggggtgccagggcaggacCTGCCTTCAGATAGGTGCAGATTAAGGCCTGTGATGCGCATCCCTTGCTGGatctaggttaatggttggacgagatgatcttcacggtcttttccaacctagaggattcagTAATCTCTGGATGAGGGGTCCcacatctccctcctcccctctccctgcagctcGTCCCCCAGCGCTCGAGCTCCGTGACACTGGAATGCACGTCCCCCCCCGACACCTTTCTGCAGAGCATGATAGACTTTGAGGAGTTCGTgcccccggtgccgccgccccccTACTATCCGCCCGAGTACACCTGCAGCTCCGAGACCGACGCGCAGAGGTACCCAGCTGGGACCCAGGCTGGCGCAGCGGGGCCACCATCGTGGAGGAGCGGGGGGGCCTGTTTCTCCCCCAGGCAGGGCTTGTCCCACCTGATGTGGCTTTTCTGCTCTTGCCTCTGCAGCATCACCTACAACGGCTCCATGGACAGCCCCGTGCCCCTCTACCCAACCGACTTCCCCCCTTCATACGAGACTGTGATGGGGCTGCGGGGAGACAGCCAGGTGGGAGAGGGGGGGAGGCTGCGGGCAGGGgatggccaggcagggctgggctcctgctctgcctgcgcCCTGACCGCGCCATCCCACAGGCCACCCTGTTCGACTCGCAGCTGACGGACGGCTCACACGCCTGCACCTGCGACCGCGTCCCTTCCATCGTGCTCAGCGGGGAAGGTGAGCGGGCCTCGGCGCTGCGCCTCGGGCTGGGGCATCGGCGGGACGGGAGAGGGGCCTCAGGGGGACCGGCCCTTCCTCACGGCTCTTCCCTCACACCCGCTCCCCACAGTGTCCATGGACAGCGGGTCCCTGATCATGTCGGAGATCATGGACATCCCCGGGGACAGCAGCCCCTCGGAGGACTCCTGCCTCCTGGAGCTGCAGGGCTCCATGCGCTCCGTCGACTACGTCCTCTTCCGCTCCATCCAGCGCAGCCGCGCGGATTATTGCCTGAGCGTGGACTGCGTGCAGTGCAGCCACCACGCCCGCAGCCCCACGCTGGGCTTGCAGGGACCCTTCGAGGAGACGCCCCAGCCCCGGGTGCGGGGGGAGCGCTCCTATTCCTGCTCCACGGCGGAGCCTGGCCACGACGGCATCTTGGTGGGGGGAGCCGTCACCCACAGCTGCAATCGTCTGGAGGGGCTGGCGCGCTGCGTCGGGCCCTGCTTCCCCGAGGTGCGGCTCAAGGAGAAGAGCTCGCTGCAGGGGCGCGGGGGAGGCCGCTCCGCGGGGCCCAGCGCCGGCCGCCTCTGTCACCCGCGACGCAACAGCGAGACCTCCTGCCCCTCatccccagccccggggctgaTCCAGCGCCCGCTCGTGAGGTCGCACAGTGACCCTGGTGTCCTGGCGGCCAGCCCTGCTGGTAGGTGGCAACGGTGGCCCGGACGGGGGATGCTTGTGCCACAGGCTCTGTGCGGGGCGGCCGGGATGTGCCGCAGGTTTTGGCGGCGTTTCTCCGGGGCCAGGTGGGATTAGAGCTGGTTTGAGGTGGGTGGTTGCGCCAGGGGAATGGGGGGAGCAGgtggggtctgtggggctgggaggaggggggtTGCTGTGGGGATGGTGCTGCCTGagctggtgctggggggctgcacaACGGTGTGGGGGGGTTGCCAAAGCCTGAGCGTTCTTTCTGCTCCCAGCAgatttcagggaagaaatttaTACCAAAGCACTGGAGGACACTGTGTCCAACTCCTCTGCGGATACAGGTCggggcactgggatgtactgggataTACAGAGAGGTGGGGGGGGCGTTTCTGTAGCCTTTTGGGGATCAGGTCACCCCGTTGGGGCCGGGACAGTGGAGACCCACAGTGGTACTGCTCCCGCTggtgggggggctgcggggacaggTCCCATCGGGAGCAGCGTCCTGGCATCTGACacggctgcccagggaggggggagtccccatccttgggtgtgtttaagggctgtttggatgagctgtggggggatgcagggtaggggagaacttcgtaGTCGgactgagggttggactcgatgatcccaaggggcttttccaacccgaatgatcCTGTGATCTCCGCAGGGCTGTGCTCCGAGGCCTGCCTGCTCCGCCGTTCGCACTGTGACTCCCCCCCACTGCTCCGGGCCAGCTCTGTGGGGAAGAACAAGCTGCTGCCCTCCAAGAAGGTGACGCAGCAGCTGTCAAAGACGACGACCCGCTCGCTGGGGGACCTCAAGGTCTGCCGGGGCACCCGCGGGCTGGTGGCCAGGTTCCTGCAGAGACCCAAGCGCAGCCCGGCAGCTGGCGTGGAGGTGCCCGGTCACAGCTCCCAGGGGCACAAGCAGGTGGgcagctgctcttccccagggagccccatccacaccctctccctccctccagtcCCCACCAGCATCTCCACGCTGCTCCTTCCAGGGTCTCCGTTCCCCCGCCAGGCACTTCGCGGTGTCAGCACCCTGCCTAcaggcaggggctgcaggcagagcctcCTTCCTACAGCCCTGCCCTCGCCCGGCCCTTCCTGGCGTGACAGCCCCTTCCCCTCAGTCCCCACTGTAGCCACGAGTGGGAAAATCAGGAAAATCGTGCATGTCGCAAGGGCTTGGCTTTGCCCCTGAGTCACCACAGCCCGGAGGCAGTCGCCGGGACATCCCAGCCTCGGCTTAAGGGACACGGGAGAACCTTGCGCAGCCCGGGAGGCCCTGCTGGGGACGAGCCCGTCCTTGATGACGGCGCGCGGGTGTGACACGCCGTTCCGCCAGCCCTCGCCACCCCTGCCCTGCGCCCCGCGTGTCTGCGCGGCCGTCCCCAGAACGCGGGGTGCTGCGGGCAGGGGCGCCGGCCACGCGGCTGCAGCCTGTCCCCACGGGGTTGCAGGTTCCCTGGAGCGCCTggcccggcgcggagcggccccACGAAGGCATCCACCTGCAGAGCTGCGGCGACCTGAGCTCCACCTCGTCCCTGCGACGGCTCCTGTCCGCCCGCCGGCTGGAGCGCGGCCGCCCGCGGAGCCTCAGCGGGACCTGCAAGGAGAGTGTCCTCTGACGGCGCACCCCCACCCGTGGCGCAGCCTCTGCGGGGACCCTCCGCGTGCCCCGGGGCGGAGAGGGGGGGTCCGGCTCTGGGCCAGGGCCCTCGGACATTGCTCAGACGTTGCTGCTGCTCCGGCGGGGCTGGGTCCTGTGCCACTGCCCTGGGGCCTCCTCTGGGGCCCTTCCCCGGGCGGGGCCAGGGCGAGGGGCTGGTCCCCTGGGGTGTCTGCTGGGGGGCCAAGACAGCCATACCAGTCCCCTGCACTGGCCgtgcctgtcccctgccctgtcccctgcgCCGGCTGTGCCTGTCCCCTGGGATGGCCgtgcctgtcccctgccctgtcTCCTGTGCCGGCTGGGCCTGGCCCTGTGCCAGCCGTGCCTGTCCCCTGGGATGGCTGCgcctgtcccctgccctgtccccccctGCGCTGGCCGTGACTGTCCCCTGGTGCCACCCgtgcctgtcccctgccctgtcccctgtgccAGCTGTGCCTGTACCCCGGGACGGCCATGCCTGTCTGTCGTGTCCCCCCCATACTGGCCGTGCCTGGCCCCGGCCCTGTCCCCTGCGCCGGCTGTGCCTGTCCCCTGTGCCCTgtcccgccccccagccccgtccACCCACCGGCCGTGCCCGGTCCCCGGTCCCCTGCGCTGGCCGTGCCCATCCCCTGCCCGGCCCCCCGGGGTTCCCGCGCCCGGGGCCGCGTTGCGGGGCCGGTCCCGCGGCGTTCGCAGCCGCGCTGACCCTCGCTAGAGACCGAATAAAGGTGGtcgccgcccgcccggggccgtGGGGCCGGTGGCGccgggggacggggcggggcggggcgggcgcgtcAGCTGATCGGTCACGTGATCGGCCGGGCGGGGCGCTGGGACCCGCTGGCGGCTCCGTgggcgcggggcggcccggcccggtccGCCGCCGGGGACGGCCGGTACCGGGGGCGCTGCCCAGGCGGGGCCGCAGCCCAGGCGGGGCCgtgcccggtgcccggtgcccgccTGCGCCTCCCGGGGTTCCCCGGTGCCGGGGGGGTGGTGAACGGCCGCGCCGCCCGTGCGGCTCCCCCGGGCCCGCAGCTCCGTTACCGTCGGTGGGGTAGGGCCGGGCCCGCACCCGCTGTCTTGCCCAACCGGGGCCTGGCCCGCCCAGGGCCGGTGCCGCATCGGCGCTCCGGGCGTGGGCGGAACGGGAAGCCCGGGCGCCCTTAAAGGCGAGACCGGCAGCAGGCCCGGTGCTGCGGGCaagggcgggcgggcagcgcggccgggACGGGGCACGGGGTGCCGCTGGGACGGGAGGCTCCGACGGGGCCACTGCTCGCAGGCCCCGCGTCCCGGGAGGACCCGCCGGGGGCCGCGGAGGGGCCATGGGGGCCGCTGGTGCGCTGGGCCGGCTGGTGCTGGCGCTGCTGGCCGTGCACCGGGCCGCAGGtgagcgcggggccggcggcggggtgCGGGGTgtcgggggggccgggggcagcgcaGGAGCTGGGGTGCGAGGGGAGGTGATGGGGGGAGGAGTGTGGGGGCAGAGGGAGCACcccggggcaggcaggagggttCTGGCAGGGACGCGTCCCCAAGCTGGCAGCTGTCCCCACCCTGCCCGTGCCCCCCAGGCGCTCGGCCCTGCAGCCCCAAGTACTTCGGCCGTGACTCCATGGTGTGCGTCTGCAACGCCACGTACTGCGACACGCTGGACCCCCTGGTCCTGCCGGCGCCGGGCACCTACGTCAAGTACGAGAGCAGCAAGGCCGGCAAGCGGCTGGAGCGCAGCCAGGGGAGCTTCCAGCGCAGCCTCTGCGCCCCAGGTACCCGCTGCGGCTGGCAGGGACGGGCTGGACCCTGCCTGCGACCCGCCGTCACGCCGCCTTCCCTCCCTGCAGATCTCGTCCTGACTGTGGACACCACGCAGCGGTACCAGAAGGTGAAGGGTTTCGGCGGCTCCGTCACCGACGCGGCTGCCATGAACGTCTTTTCCCTTCCGGAAACAACCCAGGATCACCTGCTGCGCTCGTACTTCTCTGAGGAAGGTGAGAACAtcaggggaggcaggagggatggTGACGGGGACCCTGCGGGCCTCTGCCAGGCCACCAACAGGGCTTGGGGACGTCCTGTCCCGTTGcccacctctgtgcctggcagggCTGGAGTACAACCTCGTCCGGCTCCCCATGGCCAGCTGCGACTTCTCCCTCCATGCCTACACCTACGACGACGTTCCCTTCGACTACGAGCTCGCCCACTTCAGCCTGCACGATGAGGACACGAAACTGAAAGTGAGCggtgggagggactgggggggaatgcggcggggggtgcaggggcacagctcaGGTGGTCCCTCCGTCCCCTCCTGCAGATCCCCCTCCTGCACCGAGCCGTGGCCATGAGCAAGCGGCCGCTTTCGCTGTACGCGAGTCCCTGGACCTCCCCGACCTGGATGAAAACCAGCGAGTCCTTCGTGGGGAAGGGCACGCtgaaggggcaggcaggggacaaGTACCACAAGACCTGGGCCAACTACTTTGTGCGGTAAAGAGCTCTCGGGGTGAGGGGATGGAGGAGATACCCGGGGCATCCTCAGCATTGGGGAGACCCCCTGGCTCACCCCTCTCCCCTGCGCCCAGGTTCCTGGATGAATACGCCAAGCACAACCTGACCTTCTGGGCGGTGACGGCAGAGAATGAGCCCTCGGCGGGGCTGATCAACAACTACCCCTTCCAGTGCCTGGGCTTCACGGCCGAGCAGCAGCGGGACTTCATCGCGCGGGACCTGGGCCCTGCCCTGGCCAACAGCTCCCACCACGACGTCCAGCTCATCATCCTGGATGACAACCGGCTCCACCTCCCGCACTGGGCCAAAGTGGTGAGCGTGGCGCGGGGTCCGCCAGCGCGGCGAGCTGGGCAGAGCCCGATCCTGCTGGCACAGGGTGGACCCCATGGGGTGCTCGGCTGTGCAGTCCCAGGGCACTGCCTTGCCGGGCCCGGTGGAGGTTGACTTTTCTCCCTGCCAGGTCCTGGAGGATGAAGAGGCAGCTCGCTACGTCCACGGCATCGGCATCCACTGGTACCTCGACTTCATTGGTCCCATACAGGACACGGTGGTGCCCACTCACGAGCTCTTTCCTGACTACTTCATCCTGGCCACGGAAGCATCTATTGGGGCCCATTTCTGGGAGAGGGACGTGATCCTGGGCTGCTGGGAGCGGGGGAACCAGTACAGCCACAGCATCCTAATGGTGAGGCCCCTGCGTCACCCTGCAGGGCGGGCCCCAGAGAGGGCTGCCAGCATGCTCCCTCTCCCGTTGGCACCCCACTCCTTGGGCAGAAATCTGGGCTGTCCTGTTGCAGAACCTGAACAACTTTGTGGCCGGCTGGACCGACTGGAACCTGGCCCTGGACCTGGAGGGTGGCCCCAACTGGGTCAAGAACTATGTGGACAGCCCTGTCATCGTGGATGCCAGCGAAGGCATCTTCTACAAGCAGCCCATGTTCTACCACATGGGGCACTTCAGGTGGGTAAGGGCCCCCCCAACATGCTCTCAGCTTCCCAGGCTCCAGATTCTTGGTTGCAGGAGCCACTTGTcaggaggggagcagggcaggtTTGTTGGGAGAGGAGCTTTTCTGGGGTCTGACTCCCTCCCTGGGGTTGCTTCTTGCTCCTGCCTGTGCAGTAAGTTCATCCCTGAGGGCTCCCAGCGCGTGGGGCTCATGGCCTCCAAAGAGTCCAAGAAGACAGACCTGGAGTACACCGCTTTCCTGCGCCCCGACGGTGCCGTGGTCGTGGTGGTTCTGAACCGGTGAGCGATGCAGCCTGGcctgctgggctctgggcactgctgctgctcGGGAGCTGCTGCGGGTCTGACCCCGCTGCTCTCCACCCCCCAGGTCCCTGCAGAACGTAACCTTCGGGCTGGCCGATACCGTTGGCCTCATCGCAGCCGTGGCTCCGGCCAGCTCCATCCAGACCTACCTGTGGCAGCGGCAGTGACGGGGCTGGGAGGCCCGTGGCTGAGGGGCCGGACTGAGCcgggccaggagcagccccacgCTGCCTGCGGGCtcgggcccggggggcggagggggcggcTCAGCGCTGCCTGcacggcggcggggccgagcgctCGGGCCAGCCGGGCCGGGGAGCGCTGTGTGCGTGCAGGAGGGCCAGGGGCACCCGTGCCCCTCAGGGTGGAGATCCCACAGGCTGTGAACGCTGTTTGCTGCTGCTCCGACATTAAACGCTGATGTTGCCTCTATGTCTGTGGCTGGAAGAGAAACGTCCAGgtccctcccctgctcctgggCACCGTGGCTGGATGCCACCTGGGCACGGAGCCTGCAGGAGTCCCACAAGCGGCAAAGAGCtcctggagccccccggggtggccgctctccctgcccaccccaccctgctcccccccccgccccaacaaCTCGTAGTGGGGCTTACCCTGCCCGGGAGGTGCTCCGGGCACCAGTCTGCTCCCAGTTTCAAGCGCGTGCTGCCTGGCAGGGCCGTGAGCCAAGCCTGGGTGCTCTCCCGCTGCCTTTGTGGGCAGGTTTAGGAACTGGCAGGCAGCTCAGGATTTACCCTGCACACAGATGCTCTGGGTCCTGGCGCAGGAGTGGAGGTGAAATGCCTGGACACCTGCCTTGGTGGAAGCCCTGAGCAGGGATTGTGGCCAAGATTCAgctttttgtatttttcctgccAAGCTGGAACCACTCGCAGCCCGATGCTGGGCTCGGGGTGCGTGTGGATCACATCGCCCCCAGCCCAGGGTGCAGGGTGCGCCCCGGGATCGGGGCTGGAGGCAGAACCAGCTCTGGGAGCGTCGCAGCACGGTGGGTTCGGGGTAGGAGCTGGCTCTGGATGGGGTCGGGGCAGCTGCAAAGCTGCTCCtggggctttgcagggagagggatgggggcCAGGCGGCAGCAGCCCTGCAGCGGGGTGTGCTGTCCCCTCCAGggacagggcagagctgtccccgCTGCCACGAGGAGGCTCGGGGGGAACCTGGCGCTCAGCACCCATCGCTCAGCACCCACCGCCGAGCCAGGGCAGCTTGAGCAAGCAGGCACGGGGCCAGGAGTGGGTGCTGAGCGCGGGCACAcccaggaaggagctgaggagCTGTGAGGGTGTGCTGAGCAGAGGATTAGAGCAGGGAGGTCACGATTGCAGGCAGGGTGAGGAAGGGAGGCCGCGGCTGCTGGGCTGAGCCAGGTCAGGCGGGTCGAGGCAGGCGGGATGCGGCCCGGGGATGACAGCGGGGCTGAAGCAGCGATGCTGCGTGGGCCGGGCACAGCCCAGTGCTGACTCCGGCAGCGCCCGGGGCGGTGGGTAAGTGTGTGACAGGGTCACCCCGGGAAGCCGGCACCTCCCGCACGGCGGTGCCACCGGGACGCTGCTCTGGGACCCCCCAACACTGGGGGGGATGCCTGAGTCCTGGGGAGAGCTGGCGGTGCATCCCGCTCCTGCCCGGAGGCTTCTTTGTGTTTGTCCACAAGAGGGAAATATTTCTCCAGGATCGCAGCGACAGTGAGCCCCGCTCCCAGCATCCCACTTCCAGCATCCCTGTGCCCGGGCACAGGATCACTCCTcacctgctgctgctttcccaggtTCTTACTTACCGGCTTCCTTTAACGTTTTACCGGCTCTGGTGATAAAAGCCGATGGCCGGATGCTGAATCATCCCGGCACACGTGCCttgtccctgtgctctgctcggctctgaagGACTGACTGTGTTAAATGGAGAGGGAACGAATCCTTCAACGTCACTGGGCTTGGCTCATTAATTCTTGTGCAAAGCGTTGGCTCATTTTGGGGCACACACCAGTTGGTGGCTCCTGGGACTGGGAGGACAGGACCTGCCCCAGCAGCCAGCCTGGAACCAGTGACCACCAGTAAGGGCCAGGTCTCCCCATGCCCCCGACTGAGGTCCAGCTGCCTGGCAGGATGCTGGAGCCTGAGCTGTTGCCATGATGCCGCGTCGAGGCTCTGCACACCCGGCTCCTGCTCTGGCACCGATAGTTTTGCAGTCATGATACCCAtaaaggcagctcagccccagccctgtgttCCCACAGCCCCTGTCCCCAGCCGGCCTGGCTAAGGGACTAAATTCGCCCCCCAGACTGCTCTGCCTGCTGCGGGGAACAGTCTGCAAAGCCCACACGAAACCCTGTGTGCTGGGACCGGCAGCAAGAAGCGGATTTGAGAGGATTGAGTGGGGCTGCCCTACATCACCTGTGCCACCCGCTCCGTGCCGAGGCGTTGCCCTTCCCCTGGGTctcacttttcctgctcagcaggaAGCTCTTATCAGCCTGTGTTGGTAGGGATGAGCTCCAGCAGCCTCCACAGTGCTTTTGCTCCCAGGAGCTGCGAGGCTCATGGGAACCTGAGCTGGCTGTGGCCAGACAcggggcaggcagagccagacCCCAAAATGGGGAGGGAAAGGGTGTGCGGGGGATTCCAGGAAGCTGCAGTGCCCCAGGAGGAAGCTGAtcactgtggggcagcagggccTGACCTATTAACCCCTCCCCAAAATTGGGGCTTATTAGCCCTGGGTGTAGCAGCCAGGTGACACGTTAGTCACAGCTGGGAGTGGGAGACCCATGGGGCAGAGGGACTGGGCCTCCTTCTGAGGGCTGCCTCTTTGCCCCGCAAgtcagggctgggggctgcccaggccCATTTGCCCCTTCCCGGTGGCAGCTGGCCCGGTTGCCCTGTGGTTTGGCTCCACATGGCAGGTGGAGGCGTGGGATCATGTCAGGGCAGTGCTGGAGGGTAGGAGGAAATCTGATGAATTGAATTGCCCCACAGCTGCATCTGATATGCCAGGAAAGGAGAAAACTGGTCATGAAATGCTGCTCCACCTGGAGAAGAAGAGCTGACAGAGCAGTTTAACCCTGTGCAGGGAAATTCTGAGCCCTGACGTTCGATGCTCTTGGGCCATtgggctgggagctgcctgctccctgtccccctggGCCAATGCTGCGGAGAGATGCTGAGGGTGTCCCCGCCGTGATGTGTGTGTGTCCACAGGAGTGGGCACGTCCTGGGCAAGGTGACCGGGACCAGATGGTGTCTGGGTGAGCCGGCCCAGTTCCCAGTTCAGCCCTGTCTCTTTAGACTGGGAGAATTGCTCTCGGAGGAGTGGAGGGCTCTCCAGGGGCAGTTTGTCAGCAGGCACAGAGGAGCAGGGATCTGCTCCTGGCACAGCTGCTGTGGGGGCAGTGGGTTCCCCTCTGTGGGTCTGGCTCGTCCCCATTGCTGGGGGGGACAGAGCACAACCCTGCCCGTGCAGGAGCTGGGGCACTTcccggctgcctgctgctgccgtCGCCTTCCACGGCGCGTGTGAGCTGGGGTGAGCAAACAGGAGccgtgggcagggcagggcagcggcTCCAGCTCCCCTGAGGGTCCTTCTGTCATGTCAGGTTTGTACCCTCACCTGGGGGTCCTGGACCCTCCCCACACCGGGTGCATGGCCACATCAGCTCTTAGCAGGGACTGGGGGAACCAGGGTGATGGGCAGGGGTAAAGCACCCCGGGTGCTGTTATTAGCAGGACAGCCCATGGTGCCCGTGGGCTCTGCTGCACTTCCAGGGGTTCATCCAGACCCTGcttgacagaagaaagaaatcagcTCTTCCTTCATGGCATTGCGGTGGGTTCTCAGAGCTGCCCCGTGCTGCATCTCCCTGTGCTGGTGGGGCCTCTTGCGTGGCCAGAGCTGCCAACCTgatgtccctgtcccccctctGGGGGCTGACGCCCTTGCATGGCAGCAGAAAGTGCGGGGGACCTGgtgccccccagctccagccccgcgGCGAGGAGCTGTGCAATGGTCGGGTCCAAGGCCGGCGGCAGGTACGGCCGGgaggagagcaaggaggagctgTGGGGGTGGGAGAGGGTGTGCTGAGGAGGGAGGTCTCAGCTCCCTGTAAAGGCGAGGTGGGGaggctggagctgcctgaggaggaggaggagggctggtgGCAGCGCAGGTTGGGGAGAAGCGGGGTGGAGGCGGGTGGGCTGCGGGCCCCTGGGAGGGATGAACCCACCTCACGTTCCTGCAGGGCGAGGGTCTTTGCAGGGGGGGAGGACGGAGCGTGCGGCAGGGACTTCCTGGAAGAAGTGGGGACAGAGGAGA
The nucleotide sequence above comes from Athene noctua chromosome 29, bAthNoc1.hap1.1, whole genome shotgun sequence. Encoded proteins:
- the ENTREP3 gene encoding protein ENTREP3 isoform X2 yields the protein MPSPSDSSRSLTGRTSRSLTHLRGQRTWLQILLVLGFIQVILGVLIVTFSLVAATITPSTKIRHSCPSWAGFSLALSGLIGIISWKRPLTLVITFFTLLSVLGVMLSLAGSILSCQNAQLVKSLEACEREKDSCVCCQARLEPPPASCSHQSEMLTMFPNPDCRSIRTALKDLLFSVCGLTVFSTIICTLSAVVCCIQIFSLDIVHVLVPQRSSSVTLECTSPPDTFLQSMIDFEEFVPPVPPPPYYPPEYTCSSETDAQSITYNGSMDSPVPLYPTDFPPSYETVMGLRGDSQATLFDSQLTDGSHACTCDRVPSIVLSGEVSMDSGSLIMSEIMDIPGDSSPSEDSCLLELQGSMRSVDYVLFRSIQRSRADYCLSVDCVQCSHHARSPTLGLQGPFEETPQPRVRGERSYSCSTAEPGHDGILVGGAVTHSCNRLEGLARCVGPCFPEVRLKEKSSLQGRGGGRSAGPSAGRLCHPRRNSETSCPSSPAPGLIQRPLVRSHSDPGVLAASPADFREEIYTKALEDTVSNSSADTGLCSEACLLRRSHCDSPPLLRASSVGKNKLLPSKKVTQQLSKTTTRSLGDLKVCRGTRGLVARFLQRPKRSPAAGVEVPGHSSQGHKQVPWSAWPGAERPHEGIHLQSCGDLSSTSSLRRLLSARRLERGRPRSLSGTCKESVL
- the ENTREP3 gene encoding protein ENTREP3 isoform X1; the protein is MPSPSDSSRSLTGRTSRSLTHLRGQRTWLQILLVLGFIQVILGVLIVTFSLVAATITPSTKIRHSCPSWAGFSLALSGLIGIISWKRPLTLVITFFTLLSVLGVMLSLAGSILSCQNAQLVKSLEACEREKDSCVCCQARLEPPPASCSHQSEMLTMFPNPDCRSIRTALKDLLFSVCGLTVFSTIICTLSAVVCCIQIFSLDIVHVLVPQRSSSVTLECTSPPDTFLQSMIDFEEFVPPVPPPPYYPPEYTCSSETDAQSITYNGSMDSPVPLYPTDFPPSYETVMGLRGDSQATLFDSQLTDGSHACTCDRVPSIVLSGEVSMDSGSLIMSEIMDIPGDSSPSEDSCLLELQGSMRSVDYVLFRSIQRSRADYCLSVDCVQCSHHARSPTLGLQGPFEETPQPRVRGERSYSCSTAEPGHDGILVGGAVTHSCNRLEGLARCVGPCFPEVRLKEKSSLQGRGGGRSAGPSAGRLCHPRRNSETSCPSSPAPGLIQRPLVRSHSDPGVLAASPAADFREEIYTKALEDTVSNSSADTGLCSEACLLRRSHCDSPPLLRASSVGKNKLLPSKKVTQQLSKTTTRSLGDLKVCRGTRGLVARFLQRPKRSPAAGVEVPGHSSQGHKQVPWSAWPGAERPHEGIHLQSCGDLSSTSSLRRLLSARRLERGRPRSLSGTCKESVL
- the GBA1 gene encoding lysosomal acid glucosylceramidase isoform X2 codes for the protein MGAAGALGRLVLALLAVHRAAGARPCSPKYFGRDSMVCVCNATYCDTLDPLVLPAPGTYVKYESSKAGKRLERSQGSFQRSLCAPGLEYNLVRLPMASCDFSLHAYTYDDVPFDYELAHFSLHDEDTKLKIPLLHRAVAMSKRPLSLYASPWTSPTWMKTSESFVGKGTLKGQAGDKYHKTWANYFVRFLDEYAKHNLTFWAVTAENEPSAGLINNYPFQCLGFTAEQQRDFIARDLGPALANSSHHDVQLIILDDNRLHLPHWAKVVLEDEEAARYVHGIGIHWYLDFIGPIQDTVVPTHELFPDYFILATEASIGAHFWERDVILGCWERGNQYSHSILMNLNNFVAGWTDWNLALDLEGGPNWVKNYVDSPVIVDASEGIFYKQPMFYHMGHFSKFIPEGSQRVGLMASKESKKTDLEYTAFLRPDGAVVVVVLNRSLQNVTFGLADTVGLIAAVAPASSIQTYLWQRQ
- the GBA1 gene encoding lysosomal acid glucosylceramidase isoform X1, with protein sequence MGAAGALGRLVLALLAVHRAAGARPCSPKYFGRDSMVCVCNATYCDTLDPLVLPAPGTYVKYESSKAGKRLERSQGSFQRSLCAPDLVLTVDTTQRYQKVKGFGGSVTDAAAMNVFSLPETTQDHLLRSYFSEEGLEYNLVRLPMASCDFSLHAYTYDDVPFDYELAHFSLHDEDTKLKIPLLHRAVAMSKRPLSLYASPWTSPTWMKTSESFVGKGTLKGQAGDKYHKTWANYFVRFLDEYAKHNLTFWAVTAENEPSAGLINNYPFQCLGFTAEQQRDFIARDLGPALANSSHHDVQLIILDDNRLHLPHWAKVVLEDEEAARYVHGIGIHWYLDFIGPIQDTVVPTHELFPDYFILATEASIGAHFWERDVILGCWERGNQYSHSILMNLNNFVAGWTDWNLALDLEGGPNWVKNYVDSPVIVDASEGIFYKQPMFYHMGHFSKFIPEGSQRVGLMASKESKKTDLEYTAFLRPDGAVVVVVLNRSLQNVTFGLADTVGLIAAVAPASSIQTYLWQRQ